Proteins from a genomic interval of Crassostrea angulata isolate pt1a10 chromosome 7, ASM2561291v2, whole genome shotgun sequence:
- the LOC128156579 gene encoding ubiquitin carboxyl-terminal hydrolase 38-like — translation MDAILNGILTSQHPDALKKQLITKVTENSSKPQPVRVIRSVLEISSSWFLQGESDIALTEGLQVYMSWAKYNLTTFEAFFDREFLLSLFSYKGKHEANAVLLLEVSMELLQRSSSYSAHVHVVEAKAISYVREHPSIDCLTNFVNFLFKFKECLPKGDFVSTFCVSLINSMSLCSISEDSGPENVIVYIRNVDKICSLIHNLWNNADSEVILESLKAIFGLISALEETEPSICLGAVVRNIPEEMIEIIVKYAINSDIDSARMTTALQRVVDWVQWPTATNVHLWIVRFFRSLAMAKKYSILIKVTENKIEQVCHNLKFVAVRDGAMSVLTQMLLGFQHSPEPFHKILPEIVKVIDILKTENETVLKQLSDLLHCCFFLHAGYPDLYDPILEALKGIPAPSAEEIKSRLEASQWLTQKSGASKYVSKVTQRSETGKTGLFNLGNTCFMNSIIQALFMCDSFRRDTLSYQATAEQPVISQLQQVFAFLSQTRRPAYAPMTFSRMSRPSWFVAGHQQDCSEYLKYLLDQVHEQERSRQKKEKLAQESKSANDGNQTDTETATTVDSSKKSPVIRSLIEDHYGGMMVTTVTCLTCKTKSSRTEEFNDIPLAFPEYKPIVNQDKGDESDTLPNTKCLHLNDLLQHYLKPEMLTGDNQYFCDKCGSLQDAERKISITQPPEHLIISLLRFSYDPKIHARSKIFQEVKYPRTLIVPKDQTSETRSDNPRRSLRSAVSRQIEKCGVNTTKGEVYGLNAVVVHSGTSSESGHYYTYARHSLFQDPEAVMENLSECTDEDNIDFLQDKWYSFNDSRVSYAQYSSFCSVTQRFTKDTAYVLFYKRIDPQNSENEGVDLNKSIKPAEVDPPLQDRLRQLVSKDNAQYLQEQEMSELKRASRKRPVSQTTSSWFYKPDEDQGPPGSCGGSSFDSSGPRFVF, via the exons TTTCTGCTCTCTCTATTTTCTTATAAAGGTAAACATGAGGCTAATGCTGTACTTCTGCTTGAAGTCAGCATGGAATTGCTTCAGAGGTCTTCATCTTACTCGGCACATGTCCATGTGGTCGAGGCGAAGGCAATCAGTTATGTGAGAGAACATCCATCTATTGACTGCTTAACTAACTTTGTTAACTTCTTATTCAAATTCAAGGAGTGTTTACCAAAAGGTGACTTTGTTTCAACTTTCTGTGTATCCctaataaactcaatgagtctttgttCTATTTCTGAGGACTCAGGGCCTGAAAATGTCATTGTGTACATTAGGAATGTGGATAAAATTTGTTCTCTTATTCATAATTTATGGAACAATGCTGACTCTGAAGTGATTCTAGAATCACTAAAAGCCATTTTTGGATTAATATCAGCTTTAGAAGAAACAGAACCTTCAATTTGTTTGGGTGCAGTTGTGCGGAACATCCCAGAGgaaatgattgaaattattgTGAAATATGCCATAAATTCAGACATTGACAGTGCAAGAATGACAACAGCACTGCAAAGAGTGGTGGATTGGGTTCAGTGGCCGACGGCTACTAATGTTCACTTGTGGATAGTCAGGTTTTTCCGGAGTCTGGCCATGGCCAAAAAGTACAGCATTCTCATAAAAgtcacagaaaataaaattgaacag GTCTGTCATAATCTAAAGTTTGTGGCTGTCAGGGATGGAGCAATGAGTGTACTCACCCAGATGTTACTAGGGTTTCAACACTCACCTGAGCCTTTTCACAAG ATATTGCCTGAGATAGTGAAAGTGATAGACATCTTGAAAACTGAGAATGAGACTGTATTGAAGCAGCTCTCTGATCTGTTACACTGTTGCTTCTTTCTCCACGCGGGATACCCAGACCTGTATGATCCGATATTGGAGGCTCTAAAG GGAATTCCAGCCCCTAGTGCAGAGGAAATAAAATCTCGTTTGGAGGCAAGTCAGTGGCTGACCCAGAAATCAGGAGCATCGAAATATGTGTCCAAAGTCACTCAGAGGTCAGAGACTGGAAAGACAGGGCTCTTTAACCTGGGAAACACCTGCTTTATGAACAGTATTATACAGGCCCTCTTTATGTGTGACAG CTTTAGGAGGGACACACTGTCATACCAAGCCACCGCAGAGCAGCCGGTCATCTCCCAACTACAACAGGTGTTTGCTTTCCTCAGCCAAACACGG AGACCTGCCTATGCCCCCATGACTTTCTCCAGAATGTCACGACCCAGTTGGTTTGTGGCGGGCCATCAACAAGATTGCTCCGAATATCTCAAGTACTTACTGGACCAAGTCCACGAGCAGGAGCGATCACGTCAGAAAAAGGAGAAACTAGCtcaggagtcaaaaagtgccaaCGATGGCAACCAAACTGATACAGAGACAGCTACTACTGTAGATAGTTCCAAGAAGTCACCTGTGATACGATCTTTGATAGAGGACCATTATGGAGGGATGATGGTGACTACCGTGACTTGTTTAACCTGTAAAACCAAGTCCTCTCGTACAGAGGAATTCAATGATATCCCGTTAGCCTTTCCGGAGTATAAGCCGATAGTGAACCAGGACAAGGGTGATGAGTCTGATACATTGCCTAATACAAAGTGTTTACACCTTAATGACCTGCTACAACATTACCTGAAGCCAGAGATGTTGACCGGGGACAATCAGTACTTCTGTGATAAATGTGGCTCACTTCAGGATGCAGAGAGGAAAATCTCCATCACTCAGCCCCCTGAACATTTGATCATCTCCCTACTAAGGTTCTCCTATGATCCGAAAATCCATGCCAGGTCAAAGATCTTTCAAGAGGTCAAATATCCACGTACCCTGATTGTACCCAAGGATCAGACGTCGGAGACGAGGAGTGACAACCCTAGGCGGTCACTGAGGAGTGCTGTGTCCCGCCAGATAGAAAAATGTGGGGTGAACACCACAAAGGGGGAGGTGTATGGACTTAATGCAGTTGTGGTACACTCAGGGACTTCCTCAGAGTCGGGCCATTATTACACATATGCCCGCCATTCGCTGTTCCAGGATCCAGAGGCTGTGATGGAAAATCTGTCGGAGTGTACAGATGAGGACAACATAGACTTCCTCCAGGACAAGTGGTACTCGTTCAATGATAGCCGTGTGTCGTACGCTCAGTACAGCTCCTTCTGTAGTGTCACTCAACGCTTCACGAAAGACACGGCCTATGTTCTCTTCTACAAGAGAATCGATCCCCAGAACAGTGAGAACGAGGGAGTGGATCTCAATAAGTCTATAAAACCAGCAGAAGTAGATCCTCCCCTTCAAGACAGACTGAGACAGCTGGTCAGCAAAGATAATGCTCAATACCTACAG GAACAGGAAATGTCCGAGCTAAAGCGTGCTTCCAGGAAGAGGCCGGTCTCCCAGACCACGTCTTCATGGTTCTACAAACCAGACGAGGATCAGGGACCCCCTGGCAGCTGTGGGGGGTCCTCATTCGACAGTAGCGGACCAAGATTTGTGTTTTAA
- the LOC128157115 gene encoding caseinolytic peptidase B protein homolog, translating to MSCNLRNNPHCVVAKPRSESRRPTDVTMASRTCRQLFRNYLSFVSRNRAQFRKVKMPGDGIQRSNNLQAFNWNKFRLTLQYIASKVKLKHVVGTNVVFCAVALCYNRSKNDAAQLLSSAKRRDYAQVERLIKGGVDVNCRHQLGWTALHVAAINQDTRLLELLLRLGADPNIGDEYSTYFAIAREQRFDPMSVLMVREEEFNDRLSQRANFKGCTPLHYAVLMEDFTIVKLLLDAGADPTLENVNGHKPIDYTKNQTLQTVLSTAETKFLELKERKAAEERRKFPLEQRLREHIIGQDGAINTVAAAIRRKENGWYDEDHPLVFLFLGSSGIGKTELAKQAAKYLHKDVKKGFIRIDMSEYQEKHEVAKFIGSPPGYVGHEEGGQLTKKLTECPNAVVLFDEVEKAHPDVLTIMLQLFDEGRLTDGKGKTIECKDAIFIMTSNLASEVIASHALQLRAEAAEYNKHKDAQKLEDLEAAERITISRKFKDDVVRPILKRAFRRDEFLGRINEIVYFLPFSRSELSKLVTKELQYWSEQAKKKHDISLVWDHNVVDVLADGYDVHYGARSIKYEVERRVVTQLAMAHERQLIEKGCVIRLSATNAEDLTKTDKSSVEPPTIKLQLLQKGKGDKYVDINFKGGDNPFTAGYK from the exons ATGTCTTGCAACTTAAGAAATAATCCACACTGTGTCGTCGCAAAACCTCGAAGTGAAAGTAGAAGACCCACTGACGTTACGATGGCTTCTAGAACTTGCAGACAGCTCTTTCGGAACTATTTAAGTTTTGTTTCTCGAAATAGAGCACAATTTAGGAAAGTGAAAATGCCAGGAGATGGCATTCAAAGAAGCAATAACCTACAAGCCTTCAATTGGAACAAATTTCGTTTGACTTTACAATATATTGCAAGCAAAGTCAAACTGAAACACGTGGTTGGAACGAATGTCGTTTTTTGCGCCGTAGCTTTGTGTTATAACAGATCCAAGAATG ATGCTGCTCAGCTGCTGTCTAGTGCAAAAAGAAGAGATTATGCACAAGTTGAAAG ACTCATAAAAGGTGGGGTTGATGTGAACTGCAGGCATCAGCTGGGATGGACTGCGCTACATGTTGCTGCAATAAACCAAGATACTCg acTTTTGGAGCTTTTACTGAGGTTGGGTGCTGATCCCAACATTGGAGATGAATATTCTACGTATTTTGCCATTGCGAGGGAACAAAGATTCGACCCGATGAGTG TGTTGATGGTAAGGGAGGAGGAGTTCAATGACCGGCTGAGTCAGAGAGCTAACTTCAAGGGATGCACACCTCTACACTATGCTGTGCTCATGGAGGACTTCACAATTGTCAAACTACTGCTGGATGCAG GTGCAGATCCCACACTCGAGAATGTTAATGGCCACAAACCAATTGACTACACTAAAAACCAGACACTACAAACTGTCTTATCAACAGCAGAAACAAAA TTTTTAGAGCTGAAGGAGAGAAAGGCTGCAGAGGAGAGGAGGAAGTTCCCCTTGGAGCAAAGGCTGAGGGAGCACATCATCGGTCAGGACGGTGCCATCAACACGGTGGCTGCTG caATTAGGCGTAAGGAGAATGGCTGGTATGATGAGGACCACCCCCTTGTATTCCTCTTCCTGGGCTCCTCGGGAATAG GTAAAACAGAGTTAGCTAAGCAGGCAGCCAAGTATCTACATAAAGATGTTAAGAAG GGTTTTATACGTATAGACATGTCAGAGTACCAAGAGAAGCATGAA GTAGCCAAGTTTATTGGTTCGCCGCCTGGTTATGTGGGCCATGAAGAGGGAGGTCAGCTGACCAAGAAGCTGACGGAGTGCCCAAATGCAGTGGTTCTATTTGATGAAGTGGAGAAGGCCCACCCAGATGTCCTGACAATCATGTTACAGTTGTTTGATGAG GGTCGACTGACAGATGGGAAGGGAAAAACCATTGAATGTAAAGATGCCATCTTTATCATGACCTCTAACCTTGCCAGTGAGGTCATTGCCAGCCATGCGTTACAACTGAGGGCAGAGGCAGCAGAGTATAACAAACACAAGGACGCACAGAAACTGG AGGACCTGGAAGCTGCAGAGAGAATCACCATATccagaaaatttaaagatgacGTTGTTCGACCAATTTTAAAG AGGGCATTCAGACGTGATGAATTTTTGGGAAGAATCAACGAGATTGTGTACTTCTTGCCATTTTCTCGGTCAGAGTTGAGCAAATTAGTGACAAAGGAACTACAATACTGGTCAGAACAG GCTAAAAAGAAACACGACATTTCCTTGGTGTGGGACCATAATGTCGTGGATGTTCTCGCTGATGGCTATGATGTCCATTATGGTGCTCGCTCCATTAAATATGag GTTGAAAGACGTGTGGTGACCCAGTTGGCAATGGCACATGAGAGACAACTGATTGAGAAAGGCTGTGTGATTCGACTCTCAGCTACAAATGCAGAGGATCTTACAAAGACAGACAAGTCATCTGTTGAACCACCCACCATAAAGTTACAACTGTTACAGAAAGGAAAGGGAGATAAATATGTGGACATTAACTTCAAAGGGGGAGACAATCCATTTACCGCAGGATATAAGTAA
- the LOC128157116 gene encoding glucosamine-6-phosphate isomerase 2-like, with amino-acid sequence MRLVILDNYDKVSEWAAKYIRRRINDFKPGPDKYFTLGLPTGSTPLGTYKKLIEFHKAGALSFKYVKTFNMDEYVGLPRDHPESYHSFMWNHFFKHIDIQPENANILDGNATDVKQECEDFERKITEAGGIELFVGGIGPDGHIAFNEPGSSLVSRTRIKTLNKDTIMANARFFDGDLSKVPQQALTVGVGTVMDAREVMILITGAHKALALHKAIEEGVCHMWTVSAFQQHPRSIFICDEDATLELKVKTVRYFKELMSLHNQLVDDPVKDKIKGVKTS; translated from the exons ATGAGGCTAGTAATTCTTGACAATTATGACAAAGTCAGTGAGTGGGCCGCTAAGTACATCAGGAGAAGAATCAACGATTTTAAGCCAGGACCAGACAAGTACTTCACTCTGGGTCTACCAACAg GAAGCACACCATTGGGGACATACAAAAAGCTGATAGAATTTCACAAAGCTGGTGCACTAAGCTTTAAGTATGTCAAGACATTCAACATGGATGAATATGTAG GCCTTCCCAGAGATCATCCGGAGAGTTATCACTCCTTTATGTGGAACCATTTCTTCAAGCATATAGACATACAGCCAGAAAATGCCAATATTTTGGATGGCAACGCCACAGATGTCAAACAGGAGTGTGAggattttgaaagaaaaattacagaGGCTGGAGGCATCGAGCTGTTTGTAGGCG GAATTGGCCCGGACGGTCACATCGCATTCAATGAGCCGGGCTCCAGTCTGGTATCTAGGACCAGGATAAAGACCCTGAACAAGGACACCATTATGGCCAACGCTCGATTCTTTGATGGTGATCTGTCTAAGGTTCCACAGCAGGCTCTGACTGTAGGGGTGGGGACAGTGATGGATGCCAGGGAG GTGATGATTTTGATTACTGGAGCCCACAAGGCCCTGGCCCTCCACAAGGCCATAGAGGAGGGGGTGTGTCACATGTGGACCGTGTCCGCCTTCCAGCAGCACCCCCGGTCGATCTTCATTTGTGATGAGGATGCCACTCTAGAGCTCAAGGTCAAAACGGTCAGGTACTTCAAGGAGTTGATGTCCCTCCACAATCAGCTGGTGGATGACCCTGTGAAGGACAAGATCAAAGGGGTCAAGACCAGCTAG